A genomic region of Synechococcus sp. NOUM97013 contains the following coding sequences:
- the folD gene encoding bifunctional methylenetetrahydrofolate dehydrogenase/methenyltetrahydrofolate cyclohydrolase FolD encodes MALRLDGKALAKELEQRLQAQIQSACSVAGRPPGLAVLRVGDDPASAVYVSNKEKACARIGVESFGSHLPADATAAQVLEAICALNADERVDGILLQLPLPEGLDETPLLAAIDPEKDADGLHTLNLGRLLKGEPGPRSCTPAGVMAMLRSQGIDPSGKRAVVVGRSILVGQPMALMLQAANATVTVAHSRTRDLAAVTRQAEILVVAAGRPEMLGADHVSPGTVVVDVGIHRRPEGGLCGDVKAAELEPIVAALSPVPGGVGPMTVTMLLVNTVVAWCRRHQIDHDLADLIV; translated from the coding sequence ATGGCCCTCAGATTGGATGGCAAGGCGCTGGCCAAAGAACTCGAACAGCGGTTGCAGGCGCAGATCCAATCCGCATGCTCTGTAGCGGGGCGTCCACCTGGTTTGGCTGTGTTGCGGGTGGGGGACGACCCTGCCAGTGCCGTCTATGTCTCCAACAAGGAGAAAGCCTGTGCCCGGATCGGCGTGGAGAGCTTCGGATCCCACTTGCCCGCTGATGCAACAGCAGCCCAGGTGTTGGAGGCCATCTGCGCTCTCAATGCCGATGAACGGGTGGACGGGATCCTGCTGCAACTGCCCCTCCCTGAGGGGTTGGATGAAACGCCATTGCTTGCCGCTATTGATCCGGAGAAAGATGCCGATGGACTGCACACCCTGAATCTGGGTCGGCTGCTCAAGGGCGAACCTGGCCCGCGCAGTTGCACCCCGGCCGGTGTGATGGCGATGCTGCGCAGTCAGGGCATCGATCCATCCGGAAAGCGGGCTGTGGTGGTTGGGCGCAGCATCCTGGTCGGCCAGCCGATGGCGCTGATGCTCCAGGCCGCCAATGCCACGGTCACCGTGGCCCATTCACGCACCCGCGATCTGGCCGCTGTGACTCGTCAGGCCGAGATCCTGGTCGTGGCCGCCGGTCGTCCCGAAATGCTGGGGGCTGACCATGTCAGTCCCGGCACAGTGGTGGTGGATGTCGGCATCCATCGCAGACCCGAGGGCGGGCTTTGTGGTGATGTGAAAGCTGCCGAACTGGAGCCGATCGTGGCGGCCCTGTCCCCGGTGCCTGGAGGTGTGGGGCCCATGACGGTCACCATGCTGTTGGTGAACACGGTGGTGGCCTGGTGCCGGCGTCACCAGATCGATCACGATCTTGCCGATCTGATCGTGTGA
- the crtE gene encoding geranylgeranyl diphosphate synthase CrtE, whose protein sequence is MTATATSPEGVPPSGEPKLSFDFNAYLSSARERVEAALDASMGPERPESLRESMRYSLLAGGKRLRPILCLAACELVGGDAALAMPTAVALEMIHTMSLIHDDLPAMDNDDLRRGRPTNHKVYGDAMAILAGDALLSRAFEMVAVRSKGVSPDRLVQVVGELALVSGAPGLVGGQVVDLESEGKQVDLETLEYIHLHKTAALLRACVVTGALIGGADAQQVSAMRTYANGIGLAFQIIDDILDVTASSEVLGKTAGKDLVADKTTYPKLLGLESSRSRALELVAEAKSALEPWKDKAQPLLALADYVASRDR, encoded by the coding sequence ATGACCGCAACGGCGACGAGTCCTGAAGGTGTTCCGCCGTCGGGTGAGCCCAAACTCAGCTTCGATTTCAACGCTTACTTGAGCAGCGCTCGCGAACGCGTGGAAGCGGCTCTTGACGCCTCGATGGGGCCTGAGCGGCCGGAATCCCTGCGGGAATCCATGCGCTACTCGCTGCTGGCCGGCGGCAAGCGGTTGCGTCCGATCCTCTGCCTTGCCGCTTGCGAGTTGGTGGGGGGCGACGCTGCGTTGGCCATGCCCACGGCCGTGGCGTTGGAGATGATCCACACCATGTCGCTGATCCACGACGATCTGCCGGCGATGGACAACGACGATCTGCGGCGCGGCCGTCCGACCAATCACAAGGTCTATGGCGATGCCATGGCGATCTTGGCCGGTGATGCGCTGCTCAGCCGTGCCTTCGAGATGGTGGCCGTCCGCAGCAAAGGGGTGTCTCCCGATCGGTTGGTTCAGGTGGTGGGCGAGCTGGCGCTGGTGTCTGGTGCTCCCGGGCTGGTGGGCGGTCAGGTGGTGGATCTGGAGAGTGAAGGCAAACAGGTCGATCTGGAGACGCTGGAGTACATCCATCTCCATAAAACGGCAGCGTTGCTGCGGGCCTGTGTGGTGACGGGTGCACTGATCGGTGGTGCCGATGCGCAGCAGGTATCGGCCATGCGGACCTATGCCAACGGCATCGGCCTGGCGTTCCAGATCATTGACGACATCCTGGATGTCACGGCAAGCAGCGAGGTACTGGGCAAGACCGCTGGCAAGGATCTGGTCGCCGACAAGACCACCTATCCGAAGTTGCTCGGCCTTGAGTCATCCCGATCCCGGGCCCTGGAGCTGGTGGCAGAAGCCAAGTCGGCGCTCGAACCCTGGAAAGACAAGGCACAACCGCTTCTGGCCCTGGCTGATTACGTTGCCAGCCGTGATCGTTGA
- a CDS encoding divergent PAP2 family protein, which yields MTVPMPLQILDNAVLAWGLAACGLAQLSKLVIELVLHRRWRPAVLIETGGMPSSHSALVTGTATAVGWQDGFNSAAFALAATVAFVVMYDASGVRRAAGFTAERVNALPDAVWDTVPEKPLKERLGHSRTEVLVGSLMGPAIALTGLTFVGSPLQLAHTIANALG from the coding sequence ATGACCGTGCCCATGCCCCTGCAGATTCTCGATAATGCCGTTCTGGCCTGGGGCCTTGCGGCCTGTGGGCTGGCTCAGCTCTCCAAACTGGTGATTGAACTGGTGCTGCACCGCCGTTGGCGCCCTGCGGTGCTGATTGAAACTGGTGGGATGCCCTCCAGTCACTCGGCTCTGGTGACCGGTACGGCGACGGCGGTGGGTTGGCAGGACGGCTTCAACTCGGCTGCATTTGCGTTGGCCGCCACTGTGGCGTTCGTGGTGATGTACGACGCCAGTGGTGTTCGTCGGGCCGCCGGTTTCACGGCCGAACGGGTGAATGCGCTGCCCGATGCCGTGTGGGACACGGTTCCTGAGAAACCACTCAAGGAACGGCTGGGGCATTCCCGCACCGAAGTGTTGGTGGGAAGCCTGATGGGTCCGGCGATCGCCTTGACCGGTCTGACCTTTGTGGGTTCTCCGCTTCAGTTAGCGCACACCATCGCCAACGCTCTGGGGTGA
- a CDS encoding AAA family ATPase: MTSPPHAELSLTQDQTLAAAAFSDWLQQKDAGLPFVLSGFAGSGKTFLSMRLLREVEASGLCWTVVAPTHKAVGVLRQALTLEGLHPTWYPSTIHRLLRLKLKRQGDRELCEATEQTAAALEHLGLVLIDEASMVDSSLLSIALQCAHPFKTRLVFVGDPAQLPPVGESDSPVFAMNRAVTACLRQVVRHQGPVLQLASCLRDGRLPCEVPPIMPPVRTELGQVGVLNRNDWLERAKEGLRQAAACDNPDAARILCFTNRRLEALVPHARRAIHGEMADQMAVLPGEVLITRTAVMAPASRDGGETGEEPDLVLGSNREVVVEDVTPERCDLAEFGVAGDTQLSLAGLGAPVIETLNARVRSGELELNLRLQPPSGSQARQQLDALMKRLAQEAREAGKRGGRSLWRRYFLVRDAFASLGPAAVLTVHRSQGSSFGEVFVADDVFWPQDQALRKQLVYVAVSRAREGVWLAGRSAPAEMAERWTTALRSE; this comes from the coding sequence GTGACATCGCCTCCCCATGCCGAACTGAGCCTCACGCAGGATCAGACCCTGGCCGCCGCTGCCTTCTCCGACTGGCTGCAGCAGAAGGATGCTGGACTGCCCTTCGTGTTGAGCGGTTTCGCCGGTAGCGGCAAGACCTTCCTCTCCATGCGCCTGCTGCGTGAAGTGGAGGCCAGTGGTCTGTGCTGGACCGTGGTGGCTCCCACCCATAAGGCCGTCGGCGTGTTGCGCCAGGCGCTGACACTTGAGGGCTTGCACCCCACCTGGTATCCCTCCACGATTCACCGCTTGTTGCGCTTGAAGCTCAAGCGCCAGGGGGACCGGGAGCTCTGCGAAGCCACCGAGCAGACCGCTGCTGCCTTGGAGCATCTGGGATTGGTGCTGATCGATGAGGCCTCGATGGTCGACAGCTCGTTGTTGTCGATCGCCTTGCAATGCGCTCATCCCTTCAAGACGCGTTTGGTGTTTGTGGGTGATCCCGCCCAGTTGCCGCCGGTGGGTGAAAGCGACAGCCCTGTGTTTGCCATGAACCGGGCTGTCACCGCCTGCCTGCGCCAGGTTGTGCGGCATCAGGGTCCTGTGCTGCAGCTGGCCAGTTGCCTGCGCGATGGGCGACTGCCCTGTGAAGTGCCGCCGATCATGCCGCCCGTGCGCACCGAGCTCGGTCAGGTGGGGGTGTTGAACCGCAACGACTGGCTGGAGCGAGCCAAGGAGGGTCTGCGTCAGGCCGCGGCCTGCGACAACCCTGACGCCGCCAGGATCCTTTGCTTCACCAATCGCCGTCTGGAGGCGCTGGTACCTCATGCCCGCCGGGCGATTCATGGGGAGATGGCCGACCAGATGGCGGTGTTGCCGGGTGAGGTGTTGATCACCCGCACGGCGGTGATGGCCCCCGCGTCACGGGATGGTGGTGAAACGGGTGAGGAGCCCGATCTGGTGTTGGGCTCCAACCGCGAGGTGGTGGTGGAAGACGTGACACCGGAACGCTGTGACCTGGCTGAGTTCGGCGTGGCCGGAGACACGCAGCTGTCACTGGCTGGCCTGGGAGCTCCTGTGATCGAAACCCTCAATGCCCGGGTGCGCAGCGGTGAATTGGAGCTCAATCTGCGCCTGCAGCCTCCATCAGGCAGCCAGGCCAGGCAGCAGTTGGATGCCTTGATGAAGCGTCTGGCACAGGAGGCGCGCGAGGCCGGCAAGCGCGGTGGCCGGTCGTTGTGGCGCCGGTATTTTCTGGTCAGAGATGCCTTCGCCTCGCTGGGACCTGCCGCTGTGCTCACGGTGCATCGCAGCCAGGGCAGCAGCTTCGGTGAGGTCTTCGTCGCCGACGACGTGTTCTGGCCGCAGGACCAGGCTCTCCGTAAGCAACTCGTTTACGTGGCAGTCAGTCGGGCCAGAGAGGGGGTTTGGCTGGCCGGTCGCTCTGCCCCGGCAGAGATGGCTGAGCGCTGGACGACAGCGCTCAGGTCAGAGTGA
- a CDS encoding GAP family protein: MSDTTLWAELLAYGTGIGLSPIHIAVLLLLLLGPQPIKRGGWFVAGWVVTTLVAATLLVTVGHALVLDMSHGSHHRTGLDLLAGGALVAVGGRELIKSVTEGSEPPGWTKGIDRFVAMPLPLLLLLGTVGELISPDDLVLFAKSAGVVLSAQLPTWQEAVGLLAFTVGASLFLLAPLVAVIIGRDKVIPLLEKGKTVLFARGELVVGGLSLGLGIYLGWQGVSGLTLT, translated from the coding sequence ATGAGCGACACCACCCTCTGGGCTGAATTGCTGGCCTACGGCACCGGAATTGGCCTTTCGCCGATCCATATCGCCGTGTTGCTGCTGCTGCTGCTTGGCCCCCAACCGATCAAGCGAGGAGGCTGGTTTGTGGCCGGCTGGGTGGTGACCACCCTGGTGGCTGCAACCCTGCTGGTAACCGTGGGACACGCCCTCGTGCTGGACATGAGCCATGGCTCCCATCACCGCACAGGCTTGGATCTTCTGGCAGGTGGCGCCTTGGTCGCCGTCGGCGGACGGGAATTGATCAAATCAGTCACGGAAGGCAGTGAGCCTCCCGGCTGGACCAAGGGAATTGACCGGTTCGTGGCCATGCCGCTGCCACTGCTGCTGCTGCTGGGAACCGTCGGTGAGCTCATCAGCCCCGATGATCTGGTGCTCTTCGCCAAATCAGCCGGGGTGGTGCTGTCCGCCCAGCTGCCCACCTGGCAGGAAGCAGTCGGCCTGCTCGCATTCACGGTTGGCGCCAGTCTGTTCCTGCTGGCTCCCTTGGTCGCCGTGATCATCGGACGCGACAAGGTGATTCCTTTGCTGGAGAAGGGCAAAACCGTGCTCTTCGCTCGGGGCGAACTGGTCGTCGGCGGGCTCAGCCTTGGGCTGGGGATCTACCTGGGCTGGCAAGGTGTGAGCGGGCTCACTCTGACCTGA
- a CDS encoding acylphosphatase → MARRTRGRSESEQRRWVSRSNRPRINRLRERWRFLVEGHVQGVGFRQACRRRAMELGLSGWVRNLADGRVEVQVEGESLPLNEMRLWCEQGPSHARVRLVRPSQIPITGDDWFEIRS, encoded by the coding sequence ATGGCGCGCCGCACTCGCGGCCGCAGCGAGTCGGAACAACGCCGTTGGGTAAGCCGAAGCAATCGCCCACGGATCAACCGTTTGCGGGAGCGCTGGCGCTTTCTGGTGGAAGGACACGTTCAAGGGGTGGGCTTCAGGCAGGCCTGCAGGCGACGCGCCATGGAGCTTGGACTCAGTGGCTGGGTGCGCAATCTCGCTGATGGACGGGTGGAAGTTCAGGTGGAGGGCGAGTCGTTACCTCTCAACGAAATGCGGCTTTGGTGTGAGCAGGGCCCCAGTCATGCGCGAGTTCGCCTGGTAAGGCCATCCCAGATCCCGATCACCGGCGACGACTGGTTTGAGATCCGAAGCTGA